The bacterium genome has a segment encoding these proteins:
- a CDS encoding glycosyl hydrolase family 17, whose protein sequence is MRWRRAAVGLLALAVLGLAGLGPAGCRRGDSTHEFMAVFAPLLADPIPHAVCYGPHRDGQRPGGPDPSAAQVREDLVLMEKHWSLLRVYGADPVAATLLEAIRETGSAMKVVLGVWIAPDDPAGNAAQVAEGIRLANAYRDVVVGVSVGNETQVSWSAHRSDLDALIGYVKQVRAGVHVPITVADDFNFWNKPESARLSPELDFILVHAHPMWNGRQADEAVAWLAEQLAAVGALHPGRPLVLGETGWATSVADHGEQAELIKGIPGEAEQKAVYDAVRAWSRDTRRLVFWFEAFDENWKGGDDPVEVEKHWGVYRADRTPKAAVAP, encoded by the coding sequence GTGCGGTGGCGCCGCGCCGCGGTCGGCCTGCTGGCGCTGGCCGTGCTGGGCCTGGCCGGACTGGGCCCGGCCGGATGCCGCAGGGGCGATTCGACGCACGAATTCATGGCCGTCTTCGCACCGCTCCTGGCCGACCCCATCCCCCACGCGGTGTGCTACGGACCCCACCGCGACGGCCAGCGCCCCGGCGGGCCGGACCCCTCGGCTGCCCAGGTGCGCGAAGACCTCGTTCTGATGGAGAAGCACTGGTCCCTGCTGCGGGTGTACGGGGCCGACCCCGTCGCGGCGACCCTGCTGGAAGCGATCCGGGAGACGGGCAGCGCCATGAAGGTCGTCCTGGGCGTCTGGATCGCGCCGGACGACCCCGCGGGCAACGCGGCCCAGGTCGCCGAGGGCATCCGGCTGGCCAACGCCTATCGCGACGTGGTGGTCGGCGTGAGCGTGGGCAACGAGACGCAGGTGAGCTGGTCGGCCCACCGCAGCGACCTCGACGCGCTGATCGGGTACGTGAAGCAGGTGCGCGCCGGAGTGCACGTGCCCATCACCGTGGCCGACGACTTCAATTTCTGGAACAAGCCCGAGAGCGCGCGGCTCTCGCCCGAGCTCGACTTCATCCTCGTGCACGCCCACCCCATGTGGAACGGCCGGCAGGCCGACGAGGCCGTGGCGTGGCTCGCAGAACAGTTGGCTGCGGTCGGGGCCCTGCATCCGGGCCGACCCCTCGTGCTGGGCGAGACGGGCTGGGCCACGAGCGTGGCCGATCACGGCGAGCAGGCCGAACTGATCAAGGGGATCCCCGGCGAGGCCGAGCAGAAGGCCGTGTACGACGCCGTCCGGGCCTGGTCGCGGGACACCCGTCGGCTCGTGTTCTGGTTCGAGGCCTTCGACGAGAACTGGAAGGGCGGCGACGACCCGGTCGAGGTGGAGAAGCACTGGGGCGTGTACCGCGCCGACCGCACGCCCAAGGCGGCCGTGGCGCCCTGA
- a CDS encoding MFS transporter has translation MDTTTAHHRTAPEDRIPIVQRFVYGIGAFVNNLLGAASGGMMIVLNLGFGMDPGLVGLLGALPRLTDAFTDPVMGYVSDNTRSRWGRRRPYIFVGAILTAILFVVLWRLPAGQSEMWYFWYFLIGSIVFFVAYTMYATPWVALGYELTPDYNERTRVMGTQNFIGQLAFTVSPWFLLIMNSGKFFRNEAGEPDQVAGAFGLAVVIGLVTIALGILPAIFLRERMAAVAVAEMDAQRPGFAESMKSFFAGFKTTLSSGPFLKLCATAFLVFNGFMLVASYQYYVIIYYVMGGDEVAGAKWAGMAGTVGAVANFAIVAGMAWLGTRIGKRKALLLSISLSILGFLLKWVCYRPEAPWMVIIPAPLISFGLGGLFTLVPSMIADVCDVDELQTHERREGMYGSIFWWMVKLGLSAALALSGYVLNATGFLVELGPDQTERTILLMRLTDIGIPVFTSALALWAVARFPITEEVANDVRRRLEARRGKA, from the coding sequence ATGGACACGACCACCGCCCACCACCGGACCGCCCCCGAGGACCGCATCCCCATCGTGCAGCGGTTCGTCTACGGCATCGGCGCCTTCGTGAACAACCTGCTCGGCGCCGCCAGCGGCGGCATGATGATCGTGCTGAATCTGGGCTTCGGCATGGACCCGGGTCTGGTCGGGCTGCTCGGCGCGCTGCCCCGCCTGACCGACGCCTTCACCGATCCGGTGATGGGCTACGTGTCGGACAACACCCGCAGCCGCTGGGGCCGGCGCCGGCCGTACATCTTCGTCGGCGCGATCCTGACCGCCATCCTCTTCGTGGTGCTGTGGCGCCTGCCCGCCGGCCAGTCCGAGATGTGGTACTTCTGGTACTTCCTGATCGGTTCGATCGTCTTCTTCGTGGCCTACACCATGTACGCCACGCCGTGGGTCGCCCTGGGCTATGAGCTGACGCCCGACTACAACGAGCGCACCCGCGTCATGGGCACCCAGAACTTCATCGGCCAGCTCGCCTTCACCGTCTCGCCGTGGTTCCTGCTGATCATGAACTCCGGGAAGTTCTTCCGCAACGAGGCCGGCGAGCCCGACCAGGTCGCGGGCGCCTTCGGCCTCGCGGTGGTCATCGGCCTCGTGACCATCGCCCTGGGCATCCTGCCGGCCATCTTCCTGCGCGAGCGCATGGCCGCCGTGGCCGTGGCCGAGATGGACGCCCAGCGCCCCGGCTTCGCCGAGAGCATGAAGTCCTTCTTCGCCGGCTTCAAGACGACCCTCAGCTCGGGGCCCTTCCTGAAGCTGTGCGCCACGGCCTTCCTCGTCTTCAACGGCTTCATGCTGGTGGCCTCGTACCAGTACTACGTGATCATCTACTACGTCATGGGCGGCGACGAGGTGGCCGGGGCCAAGTGGGCCGGCATGGCCGGCACCGTCGGCGCGGTGGCCAATTTCGCCATCGTGGCCGGCATGGCCTGGCTGGGCACCAGGATCGGCAAACGCAAGGCCCTGCTCCTGTCGATCTCCCTGTCGATCCTGGGCTTCCTGCTGAAGTGGGTGTGCTACCGGCCCGAGGCGCCGTGGATGGTCATCATCCCCGCGCCGCTGATCTCGTTCGGCCTTGGCGGCCTCTTCACCCTGGTGCCGTCGATGATCGCCGACGTGTGCGACGTGGACGAACTGCAGACCCACGAGCGCCGCGAGGGCATGTACGGTTCGATCTTCTGGTGGATGGTGAAGCTCGGCCTGTCGGCGGCGCTCGCCCTGAGCGGCTACGTGCTGAACGCCACGGGCTTCCTGGTCGAATTGGGCCCGGACCAGACCGAGCGCACGATCCTGCTCATGCGGTTGACGGACATCGGCATCCCCGTCTTCACCTCGGCCCTGGCCCTGTGGGCCGTGGCCCGCTTCCCCATCACCGAAGAGGTCGCCAACGACGTGCGGCGCCGGCTCGAGGCCCGGCGGGGGAAGGCGTGA